The genomic window GCTTTAATACGGGCATGTAGTGAAGCGGTTCCGTATTTCCCTGCTGTGGCTGCAGGAGTCTATCCGCTGGCTGGAGGATGAGAAGGTCCTGCTGGAGATGACGGAGGAGGTGGACTACGACGTGGACACCTACGCCACCCAGCTGGAACACATCCTGGACCAGAAGATAGACATCCTCACTGAGCTCCGAGGTGGGAGGGAGCAGAGACATAAGCTAAtcagtgggagtcaggtggctgagcggttagggaatcgggctagtgatctgaaggttgccagttcgattcccggccgtgccaaatgacgttgtgtccttgggcaaggcacttcgccctacttgcctcggggggaatgtccctgcacttactgtaagtcgctctggataagagcgtctgctaaatgactaaatgtaatcccACCGTAGGATATCTTTGGGGAGAAACGCTATCCTGgacttctcagttcttcttcAGTCCAAGAAGATAGTTTCTAGACACTCCCTAGACAGTTATTGAAGTAAACACTCCAGTTGTCATTATGGGTTAGAAATTCAGGTCAAATTAGAACATTTTATTAACTCGcattactctctccctctccagataAAGTGAAGTCATTCCGGTCTGcgctgcaggaggaggaacatgCCAGTAAGCAGATTAATCCCAAGAGACCGCGGGCCCTGTAAGACCGAGTGGCAgggtctgtgtttgttttgagcAAGCCAGCAGAGAGCGGCACATACCGGAACATGACCACTAGAGGCTCCAGGTGGCTCTCTGAGATGCTGGCTGCAAAGCTAAAAGGACTTTTTACAATCACACTCAAAGTTTTCACTTTATTTCCCAGTTCTCACAAACCAAGGTTGTTTTCCAAAAAATGGCATCAGACACAAGAGGATGAAGCTTTATTTTTtatctgaacccccccccccccccttccccccatttCTTTAGATGGTTGCTTGAAACATTTTtaaagcctttagtttttttggcCCTGttccattttatttatttacttttgtACTTCTTTGTACTTCCTCTGTTGAACGAGTGTTCACAGGCTTGCCCGCTGACCGATGTAGGTCAATGTTACACCGGTGCGTGGACTATGGCGCTACGGACACATATGCATGTGTTCACTGTGATAACGTAAATCCGTATGCCACCTTTCTCCAACGCCACGCTTGATTTGgtgtgtccccctccctcagttggCTGTGTATGATACGTAGCTGTAAACATACTCTTCCCCTTTTTTTATTTCCTCTCCATCTTGAGTTTAGCAGTTGGGAAGTGTAATCAGTGTGTTTTGTTTCCTCCTTCATATCCTCCAACATGACGATGTTCTACCGTACTTGTAGTCTGGTTGAGTTTTGTGCCATATCATGTTTTGTGGCCACTCAGTTCACTCGTTTCCCATTTTACCTGTTAACTTACTGTAAAATACATTGTTTTGTCTGCACCAtttaacttttattttgaaaaattgAAACAACTTAACATGTATAGTTAATACCACTGATAACTGCTGGGTTTGTTGCTCAGTGTTTGCACCAGATGTTACGCTGGCTGaagtaataaaaaaaatctccTGTTTGAGTCGGCTTTTGCGGTTGACATTGTTACATTCATACTGTGGCCAACAAGCACTGAGCTGTTAGATTTCCTGTGTCTGTAGGGCCCCGAGACAGCCAGGAAGGCAAAGTGTGGAGAAGCAGCCCTGCAAGAACAGCAGACAAAGCCACTAGTGGCCTCATGTGAACCCAGTCAACAGCACCACCTAGAGGCAGGACCAGGGTCTTGCGCTGGAGGGCAGTCAATAAAACAGAATGACGTCACCAGCTAAGGACAGAGACAGCAGTAGATAGGTTATTAAAGTACAAGAGAGAAGACCCTGGCTTAATGTTTGTCTTCTTTTGCTATCTGCACCAGTTAAAGGTTGATTTAATGAACGTTACATTTTATAAAAATGGATTACATGAATCAACCCAGGGTCTTTTAATAAACATGTGTCTCTGATACAGGTTAAGCAATTACATGCATCACAAATCACTGCAtgtaaaaatgacatttgaGACTCAGCATTCACTGCCTGAGTCACAGTCCCCAAAAGCTATTCAGACTCAGGTTCTCTGACCCAGACAGCAGGAAGGGATATTCAATCTGTAACTGTCATCACACTGACCATATACCTGTATCACTTCATAGCACAGCTGTACACATTGCCTCTTATCTATTACATATGTACACTTAATCTACGCATAGATCACTTCTGTTAATTCATTGACAGCTTCTTTTACATAAGGTAAGGGTTCTAAGGCAGGTGGGTCATTCTATCTCAATCTCATCTGTCCAATAAGAAAAAGAATGATTGTTCCATTTGACTCAGGATGGCTTTGTTGTGTGGTCTTGCGTCTTCAGCCGGTTATGAGAAATGAATTCCAGCTGAGTTGAAAGCGTGGAGAAGTCTGTGGGCAGTATATCAATGAACAACTGAGAAATGAtggaacacaacaacaaaaaatggttTAGTGAGCTACAACTATCTACTTACACCATGAAGTCGTCTATATCCATGGACCTGGCTCTCTTCTCACTGAACTCTGCCACTTGCAGGACACTCTCAATCTTCTTAGTGATGCTGAAGTCGGCTGGGATTTCCTGTTCCAATGAGCAGGAGGAACAGAACACTGATCAAAAAATCTACTGCATATTAAATACAGTACAGCTGAACAACATTTTAGCTGACTGCTGTCCCTGACGACAAAATATTTAACTGTTGGTTGACTGTAACTGGTATAAAACACCAGTTAATAATAAAATATGTTTCGAGTCCAGGGAATGGTAAGCTTGTACTCACCACGTTGTGGACAGAACAATGGATCTTGTAGTTCTTCTCAAGCAGCTGCTCAACTGCTGTGGACCTACAATTGACATTGACATATGGGTTCATCTCACTTTCATCATGATGATGATAAATGCCATCTGTAGGGATCAGGAAGTTTATTTGGCCCTGGTCTTTGGTCTGGGCCTGGTACTCACTTGAAAGCTGCATTGagtgttttgtttttcctcACAAATGCAATTCTGACAAGGCCATCCCATTCCTTTTGGGagtacaaaaacaaaataaaaattaatttcactgaaatatgtaCTGCACAACAACTGCATTTAACACCAAGTAGTCCTCTATGCTATAAGCTGTTACCGACCGATTGACCTTGCAGCAGGACTCACCTGGAAGTTgacaggaggtggggggttCTTGGGCTCTATTCGAACAACACTTGATTCCACTTTTGGAGGGGGTCTAAAATTATTCTTCCCCACCTGAAAAAAAGAATCAAGGACATTTTCATTTTCTGGCATATTCCTTTATATCTATGGGGCAAGTCACACACATTTTTAAGAACCCACTTTCAGTGGTTAGGTACATGTGAAAGCAGTAATGTTTTGCTAGGTTGCCAGAAAATGTAAACCACACTGACCTTCATTAAGTGATCAACACGTGCCAGAAGCTGGGTGTTGATGGACAGTCTGCAGTAAAGCTTGTCTCCTGGTTTGGCAACCAGACGCATGGCAAACTCCCTCTGGAACATCAGCACTGCACACCTGCCATGGCACAAGGTCAACATGTGGATAGGTGTGGTGGTGCGTCCAACCAGCCAATCAGGGAACAAACTAGAGCAATTACCGGGCGTCAGACCATATTTACCTGAAAAATGGCCTATGCAGCAACAGCTTGAAAACGAAAGGTGACGAAATCTGACCAATAGACACACAAAGAAAATGTTAGATGCAGGtgtgaaactgcaaaatagggCTACAGATATCTATAGTTATGGGATTATGACTTACAATAGTGTCAATTCTTACCTGATAAGGCAAGTTGGCCACACATACGTCAAAGAAAGGAAGCTCTGTTTTTAGGACGTCGCCCACCAATATCTGTAGTTTGGTTTGCATAGGTCTGTTATGGATGACAACATGTCACAAAACTAGTCATGAATATTTTCAACAATTGTTATTAAACCTATTATCTTTGGGGATTCATGTGTATTTGTTACAAACGTACGTGCACTGTACCCTCTTCTGAAGCTCTGCCACCAGCCGGCCATCCAACTCACAAGCTACCACCTTGGAACACAGACAAAATACAGCAACATCAGCTTCTAGGTCCTCAAACGACAACTTCATATCTGCTGGATGGACAGAATCTCACCTTTTTAGCTTTCTCCAGTAGTTTAACTGTCATGTTTCCAGTTCCAGGCCCTACCTCCAACACCACATCTGTCGGCCTTAGAGCTGCCTTTAGACACAAATATAAAACAGACCGATGTAAATAATTTTACTACAATAAACAAGCCAAAACTCAGATCAGCAGAGTAAAACTTGACACTATTGCATTGTCCGTGCATGGTGACTGGACATCCAATTCAATTCTAGGTTCAGAGGTGTGCACAGAACTAAAATAAACTGCAAGCATATAGGAAAGCAATTAACTTCTGGTGGATACCATGTTAGCATTGTTAAAGCCATGGTCATTCGGCAGTAACATATTTGTGTTACAATGGAAAGGGTAACGCTTTACCTTTTCGATGATCCCATTGACTACCAATGGGTTTTTCAAGATGTGCTGACCAATGCCCGTATTGAACATGATCCCTAAAGGCAATCCAAATGTTTCAAATATAATATGCAAGCAATGCAAACATTAAATAATACAAACGCAAAGAAACATGCTAACGATTAGCTAGATAGCTATTATCTAGACACATTCCTAAACTTTAAGGCGATGCCAGCTGGCGTTTCAAACAAACCTTGGTTTTTGACCTCTTGATGCTGCCTAGTTTTCTTCTCTGCTCGAACCTTCGGCATGTTTAAACTTGTGTGATCTCTCCAAAAGAAAATTTGACATATACAGTAACGTAATCCAGAATCCAGAGGAGAGAATTGTTGGCCACACACGTGTTGACGACAGACAGCGGAGGAGGTGGATTTTAGCTTTGACGCACATCCTGTTATCAAGtatccacaaacacaccatgtgTTAGAAAGGATGTATTACGTTAAACGTATACATTGTTTTAGGTATATTTATACAAATCAATTAACTTAAAAACGTCACGGTTGCGGATTGATTTTGCAACATTGTAAAAGGTTTGGATTTTAAATGCCGACATTTTAGTGACGTATTGGGGTTGAGGAAGTTGTCCAGTGTGCGCTGTGCAGTGGCTGCTTCACGTGTATGTTTATGTTTCTTCTTTTTCAGTACAGTAATTAGTTAtgcttattacatttacataacaGTGTGCATATTATTGACACAGTCAGATGCAgataacaatatatatatatatttgacggGCAATGGCCTATGGTATTTAGATCATTTTCCTGTAACAGCGAGGAAAGTTagcaagctaacgttagcaagGTACACAGCATACCAGCACAACTTTTACCGAATTAACAAACTACAACATTGCAATGAATACATTTGGACCGATCAGTTCTACCACTATATATGGTACGTGTGTCTTAGCTGCTGGTCATACAGTAAAATGTCATCCAACAGGGTGGTAATTTTTTGGGggacatattttcagaaatcaTATTGCTGCGGCACAGTATGCAGAATATTTGGATATGGCTTGGAAGTCAAGGACTCGCAGTCTTCAGGTGTTTGACACTGAACTGAGTGCAGACACAGTGGAGTGGTGTCCAATCCCACAATGGCACAATATTCTGACATGTGGAACATACCAACTGCAGAAAGGCCAAGATGGGGTGAGTGCACAGCAGTGTATTAAAATATGATGTCTATCTGACTCATACACTTACCGGTATGTTTGTGACCTGGTACAAAGGAATGATGCTGGGGTGGATATCCAtccactactactactactaactAACTACTAATCTTATCCCAAAGGCTGTGGAAGGGACTGCAGCACCCAATCGGATTGGCAGACTCTACCTATTTCAGTTTAGACAAGAAGGACCTATGTGCCCACCCCTCACTGAACTGCAGCGCATTGACACGCCAGCTATTCTGGATTTAAAATGGTAAAAAACCATTAGGCCCACGGCTACACATTTAAGTTGCTCTATAGCTGGAAGATTTGTTTTCAGCTAACCTTGTGTTGATGAATTTGCTCACAGGTGTCATGTGCCAATCTCAGAACAGCCGTTACTCGGAATGGCTACAGCCAATGGGGAACTAcaactgcacacactcacagccaatAATAAGGTGAGGTACCCACATTGCCTTTAATTCCGATGTTAATCAATCTAGCACACAAACTATAGATGCTCAACTCTAGATAGTAATACTTTAATACCGTATAATGCGCATGGTCTAGATTTCAGTATAGCTTGGCCCCTGCTCTTATGGATCTGTGTCTCCAGTAGGAAGGCCGCTGTGATCTGAAACCTGTGGCAAGTGCAGAAGTAGGAGAGGACAGGTTGGCTCTGTCATTGGACTGGTCCACTGGGAGAGGTGACAGGTGACTAAAACAGAGTGCTTGTGAAATACTATGGGTATGGTTTCCATCCTGTCAATGTACAGATAATGTGAAGTTTAGTCCTACACAGTGTTTTGTTATCCAGGTCATTGAACTCTAGTAGTTGTCCTCCTAACAGTTTTTCCGATGTCTTCTGTAGTGATGTCCGTGTGGTGGCCAGTGACTCTGCTGGCTGTCTCAGTGTTCTGTCTCTGGGGGAGTCTGCCAGTGTGTCGATCATCTCACAGTGGAAGGCTCATCAGTTTGAGGCCTGGATCTCTGCCTTCTCTTACTGGGACACTCAACTCATCTACTCTGGTACCACGCCAACAttggatgcacacacaccctctgaagTGTATAGTCTATCCCAAGTCAGACCTTGTGTCCCTGTTTAACTGCCTCAATGTCTGTCTGCGATGTGTGCATGTTGACTTTGGCCCAGACAATGTCAGGATTATGCATTTACATCATATTGATTTGTGAGTCATGTTTTGGTTCTGTGACAAGTGGCATATACATCCTGTTCTTTATCTTCCATTGCAAATGGTTGACCTTGTGTTTGTTGTCTGCATGCTTGTCTGTGTCGTCAACTTAATGGAATGCACTAGGTGGGGATGACTGCAAACTTAAGGGCTGGGATCTTAGGATGGGTCCCTCTTCTCCCACTTTCACCAGCAAGAGGTGAGAGATGCTGTTAGTGGTGCAATGTCCATTCCTCAAATCCATCTtgtaggccgtaaggtgaaccctgttatcgtttcatcccgctccacagtctggcatctacacaatctttagctcataaaaaagaacgagtcgtgcttggctaccaaaaaaaagtttgccgctaaaattccagtcgattgtcgatgcgtctatgttttatgcagaactagtttcctcagagcgtaataggattttggtggcacggttcgacacgtgatcgttctacaccaataaggtagctgctttttgtccacacggatggatatggttggcaaatagaggatgggaccttgcacgtcacctggatgaccagaaattcggcccctgacagtgttttgcatgtgatacactgcggctgcaaaagtgcctgtgagacaggcagatgttcctgtttttcgctaggactgtgttgcacagacttatgtcgttgttgtcaTATTCAATTCActtgggagtacaacggcacttaggaatgattggctggacctgaggttagtttcctccaggatcacaatgactcttattgagagacttgttgctcttgttggtttgtTTTAACTGTCGTAAAATGATTGTACTCGctctgaaatatattattgttgcttgctttttccacaggtacactcttgcacttttgaggttcttgctgctcaattgtaacttgtctaactacatgctcttattgttcttccctttgggacttatttggtttcacaatgtatgcttcatgttttgctacccgcaatgtttggggctatctcgttgttatgatcagtgacctatgcacttttgtaaaactctctcttggaagtcgctttggataaaagcgtctgctaaatgcataaatgtaatgcatTCAATCTTCCACGAATGAAaacaacactgatcaaccataaaaacaattttTATGATAagtatgaaatatgatatataatagAGATGCTCCCATCAGGTTTTTTGGTGTCGATCACCGATCACTGAAATCAGTATCTGCCGATCCGATAATACCGATCACCGATCACGGTGTCGATTGAAGAATTCTATTTATTGTGTagcattatttatgaaattaattattcttaacaacattggtattgtattttaagtaTTCAAATTACGAGACGAGAGAGTATCATGAATTGACAACCATCCGTTCTATTGCAGGGAACGTGCAACATTCCAGTGTAGAAGCTCTCTCGCttactataaaatgtgtaaataataatacatattaaaataataataaaaatataaatctttaaataaaaatcacaacaaTAGAATCACATGTGCAAAATTCCACTCATGTATCATTCCAATAATACAAACTTAACtgcaacataaacaggctatatccaatatgtttcaagtcagtcagtttcaagtcaatttgtctgcatttaggaggagataacagacagaactagagagggtacaatttctggggaaattgtagggtgtgcttgcttgcgtcggttggacaggggtccgtttttgaatgacatttttacaactgatttctgtatattttatatgaaaatgcatagttattatttataaagattaaatagatttaaaagaatgttttttttgctgctcatttacaactgaaaatacgagtgaagtgtagaatgaaatagatgtcttctcatttcccctgcaagaggcagcctcatctttgaatcaaaacgaatacatttgtcagaccggtgtaaaaattgacctaatctctatgacttcaacgtcattttaagtttttcccttctcgtgatattttcaggcatgtagcctactcattgcattcattcattaataaagaaccccctttgaagattattctacgacgttacccggcagtagaagatggaatcgcgattcaaacagtaccatctgctaactgaaaatatgccccccaaaacgtaaataagcttgacatttatttagtggaaaatcgctcattcataaaaagctcactggtagcgaccattgtcagtaacaacgcaaaatgcgatatagccctgtgtggagaagctgccccggtaaattgtactactacggtacagtactagtagactactgctgtgttcgtcttggtagcaattgcgttggttgaattggatttaacgttccgttgtatggtttaggctgaaattaattattttcatgaacagattgacaacgtttaggctgtggcaatgaagttcaggttagtagttagatagacttttgatttaagtaaggagagtgccgaacatgttctgtcgccgtttgacttcctaaacagctgtgtactgtatgtttttgtagtgtgtctcgcgtaagctacagcgttgcagttagctacactgctttgaaaccacaggtaatggtaatttcaccaacaaattgtttactaatgtcagaataaatcctacaacgaaaatgtatatgtgaggaatgtgtattttaacgattgaaaacagatacattatagaccactgtagtatgtgttgcccgggcaacacaggctataatgtcatgatgctaatacttcagtgaaatagtagactactgtttccgaaagtagatgtacttccttaataatatcagcttatattgtagttacattacacatcacaattgtgtgtcatatcacaaagtaaaatgagtaaatagttatcaccctggcctctttgcttgtggcgtttctgcagctgccttgcagtaaagctatagttagcctagctatccctgaacagatgcgaaacgaatgttctgccaaaggtagtcacgcgtgttttcgtgacgttagtgacgtagtgacgttagtaacgtcagtgactgtggctagcaaattagctgccttgcagtaaagctatagttagcctagctatcccccaagttaacagatacgaaacgaatgttctgccaaaggtagtcacgcgtgttttcgtgacgttagtgacgtagtgacgttagtaacgtcagtgactgtggctagcaaattagccaccgttagcttcacttttcgccacaaaaacttaacttcagcctaaaccatgcaacggaacgtaaatcccaatagaagcaactcaatcgctaccaagacgaaacttttgacacctaggttgtctaggtaggccaaatattgactgagttttaggggggcaaaaatcaaatcaaatttatttgtatagccctttttacacgcaagcatgtcacagagggcttcacatatgcccatagaactgcccctcaaccaacctaaaccctcaaggaagacaaggaaaaactcccaaaaaactctcaacaggagaaaaaaaatggaagaaaccttgggaggagcaattcagagagggatcccctcctccagagacggttggtgggagagaggagcagaacacaggctaaacatacagtgtcgatgggtttttaaaacaccaaaatccattattcaactttatagatgtaggacaggaccgggagactcgcgaccaggtccagcgttggctgaccgacgaccaggcaggtgctgacaactcaaaccccccacaccacaagggatgtgtgtgggggggacagagagaggagagcagggattagagaatgccaggagcagctaacagttacagtcataatagaatgagatccccaccggtcaagtgtggactggtgcagcaatttaacagagcaaaaagggggaatttgatgcaaccccacacaccaagacagcgacagcccccctcatttggaacatgaaatctgttccaggggaagagaactctaaaataagttatacttaaagaataaggatggaaacaacccgtcccccgttgcctccaactagtaacatacttacctttaacagtcgtagaattgactaaacaataacgtttttaacctaattttaaacgtcgaaacagtatcagactccctaattgagacgggtagtttattccagagaagaggcgctctatatgagaacgccctacctccagctgtttttttcttaattttgggaaccaccagatagccggcatcttgagatctaagtgtccttgcggggcaatagggtgcaaggagaccggagaggtacagtggtgccaatccatgcagagatttgtaggttagtagtagaactttgaagtcagctctggcttggatagggagccagtgtagagagacaagagtagatgttatgtgatcaaactttcttgttctggtcaatagtctagcagcagcattttgcacccgttGAAAATTTTTttggtgggtaattgggaggccagagaacaacacattgcaatagtccaatcgggacgtaacaaatgcatgtattagtttttcggaatcatcctttgagagaaattttcgtattttggcaatattacgtagatggaaaaatgcagttctagtaatttgcttaatatggtactcaaacgaaaggtctgggtccattgtgactcctaaatgttttactagctggctttgagagactttgacgccgtctaggtctaaggtcagattggaaaaattatttcgatattttttaggaccgaaaatttgaacctcggttttatccgaatttagaaaaggaaatttgcagtcatccaagctctcaacctagaaacacatttttccatagcatgtggaaattctccagactttatagacatatatagctgagtatcatctgcataacagtgaaaatttaccccagagcttctaattaggtttcctaaaggcagcatatagagagaaaataacagagggcctagaactgaaccctgtggtactccgtattttacagtggagctcctggatgagcagccatcatagtggacatattgtgatctatcggatagatacaatctaaaccactgaagtgatgtaccagaaatcccaacatagttctccatacgctccaagagaatctcatgatccaccgtgtcaaaagctgcacttaggtctagaagaaccaggacagagaaagaacccgcgtcagaggctaacagtagatcattgactaccttggctaatgcagtttcagtgctgtggtggagacgaaatccagactggagaggttcataaagctgatttgaggagaggtgctcagtgagctgttgtgccacagccttctctaaaattttggagataaatggcaaatttgaaattggcctgtagttgctaagacaacctggatccaggtttggttttttaagaaggggcttaataatagcttgtttgaaatcgttggggacttggccaattacaatagattccttaataatactaagcatgggtgatccaataatagggagaagttccctacagagtttggcagggagaggatcgagaaggcagctagtgagtttcgaggagtctatcagctcgatgaacgcttccatagaaatagggttaaagtgagtgagagcctcaacatgcagcatgcttggtataggggaaagttcagtgttgatggccactcctccaggactagtctgtagtttgtcccttattgcatacattttttggtcaaagaaatctaagaaatcattgggagagaaatctgaactaacacagagtgtacttttcttagtgagatttgcaacagtgtcaaataggaacttagtgttgtgtttgtttttactaatcaacctagagaaataatctgatctggacctaatgaggacttgcttgtactccattaagctgtccttccaggccaggcggaaaacctccaattt from Osmerus eperlanus chromosome 28, fOsmEpe2.1, whole genome shotgun sequence includes these protein-coding regions:
- the dimt1l gene encoding probable dimethyladenosine transferase; the encoded protein is MPKVRAEKKTRQHQEVKNQGIMFNTGIGQHILKNPLVVNGIIEKAALRPTDVVLEVGPGTGNMTVKLLEKAKKVVACELDGRLVAELQKRVQCTPMQTKLQILVGDVLKTELPFFDVCVANLPYQISSPFVFKLLLHRPFFRCAVLMFQREFAMRLVAKPGDKLYCRLSINTQLLARVDHLMKVGKNNFRPPPKVESSVVRIEPKNPPPPVNFQEWDGLVRIAFVRKNKTLNAAFKSTAVEQLLEKNYKIHCSVHNVEIPADFSITKKIESVLQVAEFSEKRARSMDIDDFMVLLHAFNSAGIHFS